One genomic window of Polynucleobacter sp. HIN11 includes the following:
- the glmM gene encoding phosphoglucosamine mutase, producing the protein MTKKYFGTDGIRGEVGIPPIVPEFMLRLGYATGMVLKRHGKPNERQRILIGKDTRVSGYLLEAALESGFSAAGVDVTLCGPMPTPGVAYLTKALRLSAGVVISASHNLYQDNGIKFFNGKGDKFSDAIELEIEAELEKPMGCVSSDKIGKAFRLDDAAGRYIEFCKSTFPQDLNLKGLKIVVDCANGAAYHTAPPVFHELGAEVIAIGVEPNGKNINDHCGATAPAALIAKVKEVNADIGIALDGDADRLQMVDQSGRLFNGDELLYILAKDRLEQGKAIGGVVGTLMTNLAIEVAIKNLGLGFERAKVGDRYVLELLQAKQWVIGGEGSGHLLCLDQHSTGDGTIAALQVLAAMQQKQQSLNELLDGITIYPQVLINVKTNPSYQWQADQKLNAMVSKVEQSLIGKGRVLIRPSGTEPVLRVMVEANEKSLAQASAEAIAKEVSVS; encoded by the coding sequence ATGACTAAAAAATATTTTGGGACCGATGGCATTCGGGGTGAAGTTGGTATTCCACCCATCGTTCCGGAGTTTATGTTGCGCCTCGGTTACGCTACTGGCATGGTGCTTAAGCGCCATGGCAAACCCAATGAGCGTCAACGCATCCTAATTGGTAAAGACACGCGGGTCTCAGGTTATTTGCTCGAAGCTGCCTTGGAGTCTGGGTTCTCGGCTGCCGGAGTCGATGTCACCTTGTGCGGTCCAATGCCTACTCCGGGGGTCGCTTATCTCACCAAAGCACTGCGCTTATCTGCCGGTGTAGTGATCTCTGCGTCGCATAATCTTTACCAAGATAACGGTATCAAGTTTTTTAATGGTAAAGGCGATAAGTTCTCTGATGCGATCGAGCTTGAGATTGAAGCAGAGCTCGAAAAGCCGATGGGCTGTGTTAGCTCCGACAAAATTGGTAAGGCATTTCGTTTGGATGATGCTGCAGGGCGCTACATTGAGTTCTGCAAATCCACTTTTCCACAAGACCTTAACCTCAAAGGATTGAAGATTGTGGTGGATTGTGCCAATGGCGCTGCCTATCACACTGCACCGCCAGTATTTCATGAGCTCGGCGCTGAGGTGATTGCGATTGGAGTAGAACCTAATGGCAAGAACATCAACGATCATTGTGGTGCCACTGCACCAGCTGCGCTGATTGCAAAGGTTAAGGAAGTGAATGCCGATATTGGGATTGCACTTGATGGCGATGCCGATCGTCTACAAATGGTGGATCAAAGTGGGCGTTTGTTTAATGGCGATGAGCTACTCTATATCTTGGCTAAAGATCGCTTAGAGCAAGGCAAAGCAATTGGTGGAGTAGTAGGCACCTTGATGACGAACTTGGCGATTGAAGTTGCTATCAAGAATCTAGGCCTTGGATTTGAGCGAGCTAAGGTCGGGGATCGCTACGTCCTCGAGCTCTTACAAGCCAAGCAGTGGGTGATTGGCGGTGAAGGTTCAGGGCATCTTTTATGTTTGGATCAACACAGTACCGGCGATGGCACGATTGCAGCCTTACAAGTACTTGCAGCGATGCAACAAAAGCAACAATCTCTCAACGAACTGTTAGATGGCATCACCATCTATCCGCAAGTACTCATCAATGTGAAGACCAATCCAAGCTATCAGTGGCAGGCCGATCAAAAGCTTAATGCCATGGTCAGTAAGGTGGAGCAAAGCCTAATTGGTAAGGGCAGGGTCTTAATCCGGCCATCAGGAACGGAGCCAGTCCTGCGCGTCATGGTTGAAGCCAATGAGAAAAGCCTAGCACAGGCGAGTGCCGAGGCCATCGCAAAGGAAGTCAGCGTTTCTTGA
- the folP gene encoding dihydropteroate synthase, with translation MPHSSSPVAWRCGRFLFEFPANQHRRPLVMGILNATPDSFSDGGRFYQRDAGLIQAEKMLAAGVDIIDIGGESTRPGAEPVGLQEELDRVLPVIESLKECGVALSIDTYKPQTMQAALAMGVDCVNDIWALRQAGAVDAIKSSQCGIVLMHMQRDPQTMQFDPNYEHVVQEVQAFLLERAAVIEEAGVDSQRIAIDPGFGFGKSLEHNYQLLAQMNVFTEHGYPVLAGLSRKSMLGKVTNLEVGERLIPSIAAAILAVERGAMIVRTHDVPETVNALQVWQAMREQSTSVL, from the coding sequence ATGCCGCATTCATCATCGCCCGTGGCATGGCGCTGCGGGCGTTTTCTTTTTGAGTTCCCCGCCAATCAGCATCGACGCCCATTGGTAATGGGTATTCTCAATGCCACGCCGGATTCCTTCTCGGACGGTGGGCGGTTTTATCAGCGCGATGCAGGTCTCATTCAGGCCGAGAAAATGCTCGCTGCGGGCGTTGACATCATCGATATTGGTGGAGAGTCTACCCGGCCAGGAGCCGAGCCCGTTGGTTTGCAAGAGGAGCTCGATCGCGTTTTGCCAGTCATCGAATCACTCAAAGAGTGTGGTGTTGCTCTCTCGATTGATACTTACAAGCCCCAAACCATGCAAGCAGCACTCGCCATGGGTGTTGATTGCGTCAATGATATTTGGGCCTTGCGACAAGCGGGAGCAGTCGATGCCATCAAGTCAAGCCAATGTGGCATTGTGTTGATGCACATGCAGCGTGATCCTCAAACTATGCAATTTGATCCCAATTACGAGCATGTGGTTCAAGAGGTACAAGCATTCCTATTAGAACGTGCGGCAGTGATCGAAGAAGCAGGAGTTGACTCGCAACGGATTGCCATTGATCCTGGATTTGGCTTTGGTAAGAGCTTGGAGCATAACTATCAATTATTGGCACAAATGAACGTATTTACTGAACATGGTTACCCGGTCTTAGCGGGCCTATCGCGTAAGTCCATGCTTGGCAAGGTCACCAATCTTGAGGTGGGCGAGCGTTTGATCCCGAGTATTGCGGCAGCCATCTTGGCAGTGGAGCGTGGCGCGATGATTGTGCGTACGCACGATGTACCTGAGACCGTGAATGCACTGCAGGTCTGGCAGGCTATGCGAGAGCAAAGTACCTCAGTTTTATAA
- a CDS encoding AbrB/MazE/SpoVT family DNA-binding domain-containing protein, producing the protein MHTNLRKVGGSVMLAVSPVFLKELQITCGSTVDVALKDGQLVVRPIAKRKYELADLLAQCDPKAKMPSEDRQWLDSAPIGNEIL; encoded by the coding sequence ATGCATACCAATTTAAGAAAGGTTGGAGGCTCAGTGATGCTGGCAGTGTCCCCGGTTTTCCTGAAAGAACTTCAGATCACTTGCGGATCGACCGTTGATGTCGCCCTAAAGGACGGGCAATTGGTCGTTCGACCCATCGCAAAGCGGAAGTACGAACTCGCTGATTTATTAGCGCAATGCGATCCCAAAGCAAAAATGCCAAGCGAGGATCGGCAGTGGTTGGATAGCGCCCCGATCGGCAATGAGATTCTGTAA
- a CDS encoding type II toxin-antitoxin system PemK/MazF family toxin: MKRGDIYLVSLDPTAGHEQKGYRPVLVVSPAPFNQLTKTPIVVPISTGGQFARVAGFAVELVGAKTVGIARCDQPRTLDLAARKAKRVETVSAAVIDEVLAKLATLVT, from the coding sequence ATGAAGCGAGGCGATATTTATTTGGTATCTCTTGATCCAACGGCTGGCCATGAGCAAAAAGGGTATCGACCAGTATTGGTAGTGTCACCAGCACCGTTTAATCAATTAACCAAGACCCCAATCGTTGTACCGATCTCCACTGGAGGTCAGTTTGCGCGGGTGGCAGGATTTGCAGTTGAGCTGGTTGGAGCTAAAACTGTTGGTATTGCACGCTGCGATCAACCTCGCACACTAGACCTCGCGGCTCGCAAAGCAAAACGCGTTGAGACCGTGTCGGCGGCTGTGATTGATGAGGTCTTGGCTAAACTAGCAACCTTAGTTACCTAG
- a CDS encoding DUF4149 domain-containing protein: MQAQSTQHQIAQRLFLFVSSLWVGSLITVGYLVAPTLFATLTDRQVAGMVAGAIFQVEAYVSLVLCVALLVLANLLVSRGLQAYRAIRWILLAMLVCAALGSFVLMPWMENLREDALLQGMPVMYSASASLFATLHGISSSVFLVQSLLGIYLVWRLTQSRFFGTS, translated from the coding sequence ATGCAAGCTCAATCTACTCAGCACCAAATTGCGCAACGCCTTTTTCTCTTTGTGAGTAGTCTTTGGGTTGGTAGCCTCATTACTGTTGGCTACTTGGTTGCACCGACGCTCTTTGCAACGCTCACCGATCGTCAGGTCGCCGGTATGGTGGCTGGTGCGATCTTTCAGGTAGAGGCATATGTGAGTCTGGTGCTCTGCGTGGCGCTGCTGGTCTTAGCAAACCTCTTGGTAAGTCGTGGGTTGCAAGCCTATCGTGCGATTCGTTGGATTTTGCTTGCGATGCTTGTGTGTGCTGCGCTTGGTAGCTTCGTGCTTATGCCCTGGATGGAGAACTTACGCGAGGATGCCTTGTTGCAAGGCATGCCAGTGATGTATTCAGCTTCTGCGAGTTTATTTGCTACTTTGCACGGTATCTCAAGCAGTGTTTTTTTGGTACAAAGCCTCTTGGGCATTTACTTGGTTTGGCGCTTAACCCAAAGCCGCTTTTTTGGGACTAGCTAA
- a CDS encoding phasin family protein: MKKPSAAAKKAKAQELFTLSHKLLDAAKQLSEHHAAELRYNMQQAMEAAKTAAQKDVTKLQALQKKAAEDATKRMSVYQKKVKAILKDIGNEAADGAEKHFDRARDAISDWIKEADKKIPMGGEKLAKVVREVSDAGAKVFKEGRKAVEGAINSAEKNLHTVAKKASKVIAPKAPTKRKTAVKKLVPRKTSRAVKKAESSLPGKTSDQ, encoded by the coding sequence ATGAAAAAGCCGTCAGCAGCTGCTAAGAAAGCCAAAGCACAAGAGTTATTTACCTTGTCCCACAAATTATTAGATGCTGCCAAACAGCTAAGTGAGCATCATGCAGCAGAGTTGCGCTACAACATGCAGCAAGCGATGGAGGCCGCTAAGACTGCTGCACAAAAGGACGTCACCAAGTTGCAAGCCCTACAGAAAAAGGCAGCAGAAGATGCGACTAAGCGTATGAGCGTCTACCAAAAGAAGGTTAAGGCAATCCTGAAAGATATCGGCAACGAAGCAGCCGATGGTGCTGAAAAGCATTTTGATCGTGCTCGTGATGCCATCAGTGACTGGATCAAAGAGGCTGACAAAAAAATACCAATGGGCGGAGAAAAACTTGCGAAGGTTGTGCGTGAGGTATCCGATGCGGGCGCCAAAGTATTTAAAGAGGGCCGTAAGGCAGTAGAGGGCGCAATTAATTCTGCTGAAAAGAATTTGCATACAGTTGCCAAAAAGGCTAGTAAAGTCATTGCACCCAAAGCGCCAACCAAACGAAAGACTGCGGTTAAAAAACTAGTACCCAGAAAAACATCCCGAGCTGTCAAAAAGGCCGAATCAAGCCTTCCTGGAAAAACTTCCGATCAGTGA
- the greA gene encoding transcription elongation factor GreA: MSTNTIPITKHGAELLKEELTRLKHVDRPAVINAISEARAQGDLSENAEYDAAKEKQAFIEGRIKELETKLSAAQIIDPALLEAEGRVVFGATVELEDLDDGKKMSYQIVGDDEADIAANKISISSPIARALIGKEEGDVVTVQAPAGAREVEILSVRYI, from the coding sequence ATGAGTACAAACACTATTCCCATTACCAAGCATGGCGCTGAGCTCTTGAAAGAAGAGCTCACGCGCTTAAAGCATGTCGATCGTCCCGCAGTGATTAATGCAATCTCTGAAGCGCGAGCCCAAGGCGATCTTTCTGAGAACGCGGAGTACGATGCTGCCAAAGAGAAGCAAGCGTTTATTGAGGGTCGCATCAAAGAGCTTGAGACCAAATTATCGGCTGCACAAATTATTGATCCTGCATTACTCGAAGCAGAAGGTCGGGTCGTCTTTGGGGCCACTGTTGAACTGGAAGATCTGGATGACGGTAAAAAAATGAGCTACCAAATCGTAGGCGATGATGAAGCCGACATCGCTGCCAATAAGATCTCGATTAGCTCCCCCATTGCTCGCGCCTTAATTGGCAAAGAGGAGGGTGATGTGGTGACCGTCCAAGCCCCCGCAGGCGCCCGAGAAGTCGAGATCCTCTCAGTTCGTTACATCTAG
- the pstS gene encoding phosphate ABC transporter substrate-binding protein PstS: MTITLKKALAVAALSLSTASFAPAAFAADITGAGATFPYPIYAKWAEAYKARTGNGLNYQSIGSSGGVKQIKAKTVDFGATDNPVKFEDLQADGLVQFPAIIGGVVPIINLDGIKPGQIRLDGQTLADIFQGKITNFNDKRIADLNPGVKIPAGEITVVHRADGSGTTAIFTDYLAKVSADWKSAVGAGAAVKWPAASSVGGKGNEGVAANVARVKNSIGYVEYAYAKKNNMTHVQLRNAAGQFVQPDDDTFAAAAAGTDWAKIPGMGTFITNAGGAKSWPITGASFILMYKEPANKARSAEVLKFFDFAFKEGKKMAAELDYVPMPDATTDFIRKNVWNQINTK; encoded by the coding sequence ATGACGATTACCTTGAAAAAAGCCCTAGCAGTAGCGGCTCTTTCTCTATCCACTGCCAGTTTTGCTCCAGCAGCCTTTGCTGCAGACATTACTGGTGCTGGTGCAACATTTCCATACCCCATTTATGCCAAGTGGGCCGAAGCTTATAAAGCTCGCACTGGCAATGGTTTGAACTATCAATCAATCGGCTCTTCAGGCGGTGTCAAACAAATTAAAGCCAAGACTGTAGACTTTGGTGCAACCGACAACCCAGTGAAGTTTGAAGATCTACAGGCCGATGGATTGGTTCAGTTCCCTGCAATTATTGGTGGTGTTGTGCCAATCATTAATTTAGATGGCATCAAGCCCGGTCAAATTCGTTTGGACGGCCAAACCTTGGCTGATATTTTCCAAGGCAAGATCACGAACTTCAACGACAAGCGCATTGCTGACTTGAACCCTGGTGTGAAGATTCCTGCGGGAGAGATCACCGTGGTGCATCGTGCCGACGGTTCTGGTACTACCGCAATTTTCACTGACTACTTGGCCAAAGTAAGTGCCGATTGGAAATCCGCTGTTGGCGCTGGCGCTGCTGTGAAGTGGCCTGCCGCTTCATCGGTTGGTGGTAAGGGCAATGAAGGCGTGGCTGCAAACGTTGCACGTGTTAAGAACTCCATTGGTTATGTGGAGTATGCCTATGCTAAGAAGAACAACATGACCCACGTACAACTTCGTAATGCTGCTGGACAGTTTGTGCAGCCCGATGACGATACATTTGCTGCTGCCGCTGCCGGTACCGATTGGGCAAAGATTCCTGGAATGGGAACCTTTATCACTAATGCTGGCGGTGCCAAATCCTGGCCCATTACTGGTGCATCCTTTATCTTGATGTACAAAGAGCCTGCAAACAAAGCACGTTCAGCTGAAGTATTGAAGTTCTTTGACTTTGCGTTCAAAGAGGGTAAAAAGATGGCAGCTGAGTTGGACTATGTGCCAATGCCTGATGCCACGACCGACTTCATTCGCAAGAATGTTTGGAATCAAATTAATACAAAGTAA
- the ftsH gene encoding ATP-dependent zinc metalloprotease FtsH, giving the protein MNNNMFQKVGVWLIVGLVLFTVFKQFDKPRTQDQVTYSQFMDDAKAGKIKRVDVQGRTLQITPVDGNKYSIISPGDIWMVGDLMKYGVQVTGKTEDEPNLLVSALYYLGPTLLIIGFWFFMMRQMQGGGKGGAFSFGKSKARLIDENSNSVTFADVAGCDEAKEEVFEIVDFLKDPQKFQKLGGRIPHGVLLVGPPGTGKTLLARAIAGEAKVPFFSISGSDFVEMFVGVGAARVRDMFENAKKHAPCIIFIDEIDAVGRHRGAGMGGGNDEREQTLNQMLVEMDGFETNSGVIVIAATNRSDVLDRALLRPGRFDRQVHVGLPDIRGREQILRVHMRKVPINADVDPAVLARGTPGFSGADLANLVNEAALFAARRSKRAVDMQDFEDAKDKIYMGPERKSAVMREEERRNTAYHESGHAVVAKMLPKADPVHKVTIMPRGMALGVTWQLPEFDRVNLYKDRMLEELAILFGGRAAEEVFLGSMSTGASNDFERATKMARDMVTRYGMSDSLGTMVYVDTEQDSMFGRMNSKTVSELTQQKVDAEIRTLIDSQYALAKKILEENRDKVEAMVTALLEWETIDSEQINDIMAGRTPKPPKPVTATAFGNSAGGGGTQGPAAGSAPATA; this is encoded by the coding sequence TTGAATAACAATATGTTCCAAAAAGTGGGTGTATGGCTCATCGTGGGCTTGGTTTTGTTCACTGTGTTTAAACAGTTTGATAAACCACGGACTCAAGATCAGGTCACGTATTCCCAATTTATGGATGATGCCAAAGCTGGCAAGATCAAGCGCGTGGATGTGCAAGGCCGTACCTTGCAAATCACCCCAGTTGATGGCAATAAATACTCGATCATCTCCCCAGGCGATATCTGGATGGTGGGTGATCTCATGAAATACGGTGTTCAGGTTACTGGCAAGACCGAAGACGAACCCAATCTATTGGTCTCTGCACTCTATTACCTAGGGCCTACTTTATTAATCATCGGCTTTTGGTTCTTCATGATGCGTCAGATGCAAGGTGGCGGTAAGGGTGGCGCATTCTCCTTTGGTAAATCCAAAGCACGTCTCATTGATGAGAACAGTAACTCAGTAACTTTTGCTGATGTCGCGGGTTGCGATGAAGCTAAAGAAGAAGTATTTGAGATTGTTGACTTCCTCAAAGATCCCCAAAAGTTCCAAAAGCTGGGTGGTCGTATTCCACACGGCGTGCTCTTAGTTGGTCCTCCTGGAACCGGTAAGACCTTATTGGCCCGTGCCATCGCTGGCGAGGCCAAAGTACCATTTTTCTCAATCTCGGGCTCCGACTTCGTTGAGATGTTTGTGGGCGTGGGCGCTGCGCGTGTACGCGACATGTTTGAGAACGCTAAAAAGCATGCACCTTGCATCATCTTTATCGATGAGATTGACGCAGTAGGCCGTCATCGTGGTGCCGGCATGGGCGGCGGTAATGATGAGCGCGAGCAAACCTTAAACCAAATGCTCGTTGAGATGGACGGCTTTGAGACCAATAGCGGTGTAATCGTAATTGCTGCGACCAACCGTTCGGATGTTCTGGATCGCGCTTTACTACGCCCTGGCCGTTTTGACCGCCAAGTGCATGTTGGTTTACCTGATATTCGGGGTCGTGAGCAAATTCTGCGCGTGCACATGCGCAAAGTGCCGATTAATGCTGACGTTGATCCTGCGGTCTTGGCTCGTGGTACTCCAGGGTTCTCGGGTGCGGATTTGGCCAACTTAGTGAATGAAGCAGCTTTGTTTGCAGCTCGTCGTAGTAAGCGCGCGGTGGATATGCAAGACTTCGAGGATGCCAAAGACAAGATCTATATGGGTCCTGAGCGTAAGTCCGCCGTGATGCGTGAGGAAGAGCGTCGCAATACGGCTTATCACGAGTCGGGTCATGCGGTGGTGGCAAAGATGTTGCCAAAGGCCGATCCTGTTCACAAGGTCACCATCATGCCGCGCGGTATGGCGCTTGGTGTAACTTGGCAGCTGCCAGAGTTTGATCGTGTGAACTTATACAAAGATCGCATGCTCGAAGAGTTAGCCATCTTGTTTGGTGGCCGTGCTGCTGAAGAGGTGTTCTTGGGCTCCATGAGTACTGGTGCATCAAATGACTTTGAGCGCGCCACCAAAATGGCTCGTGATATGGTGACCCGTTACGGCATGAGCGATAGCTTGGGTACCATGGTCTACGTGGATACCGAGCAAGACAGCATGTTCGGTCGCATGAACAGCAAGACCGTATCGGAGCTGACCCAACAAAAGGTTGATGCGGAGATCCGCACCTTGATTGATAGTCAATACGCACTCGCCAAAAAGATTTTGGAAGAGAACCGTGACAAGGTGGAGGCCATGGTTACTGCCCTCTTAGAGTGGGAGACGATTGACTCGGAGCAGATCAATGACATCATGGCGGGTCGCACACCGAAGCCACCTAAGCCAGTCACCGCGACTGCGTTTGGTAACTCTGCGGGTGGTGGTGGTACTCAGGGTCCTGCAGCAGGTAGCGCACCCGCAACCGCGTAA
- a CDS encoding RlmE family RNA methyltransferase: protein MAKNKFNKNWLHDHVNDPYVKLAQKEGYRARAAYKLSEIDEQDHLIKAGMTVVDLGSAPGSWSQYIRNRLVKLRKHPTPETAGKPDGCIIAIDLLPMEPVADVTFIEGDFREEEGLRALEAALPPEANGKVDLVLSDMAPNLSGVGVADAARMANLAELALEFAKEHLKPDGALLIKCFHGSGYSQIVEAFKGVFKTVAPRKPKASRDKSSETFLLGRYLK from the coding sequence GTGGCAAAGAATAAGTTCAACAAAAATTGGTTACACGATCATGTCAATGATCCCTACGTCAAGCTCGCGCAGAAAGAGGGTTATCGTGCGCGCGCGGCCTATAAGCTCTCGGAGATCGATGAACAAGATCACCTCATCAAGGCTGGGATGACTGTGGTTGATTTAGGAAGTGCCCCGGGCAGTTGGAGTCAGTACATTCGTAATCGCTTAGTAAAGCTTCGCAAACATCCCACACCCGAGACAGCTGGTAAGCCCGATGGTTGCATCATCGCTATTGATCTCTTGCCGATGGAGCCCGTGGCGGATGTCACCTTTATAGAGGGTGATTTTCGGGAGGAGGAGGGCTTGCGAGCGCTCGAGGCTGCTTTACCCCCAGAGGCGAATGGCAAAGTTGATTTAGTGCTATCCGATATGGCGCCTAACCTCTCTGGTGTTGGTGTGGCCGATGCAGCGCGGATGGCTAATCTTGCGGAGCTCGCTTTGGAGTTTGCCAAAGAGCATCTCAAGCCCGATGGGGCACTTCTGATCAAGTGCTTTCATGGGAGCGGCTATAGTCAAATAGTTGAGGCATTTAAGGGGGTATTTAAGACCGTTGCCCCTCGTAAACCCAAGGCCTCACGGGATAAATCCTCGGAAACCTTTCTGCTAGGGCGCTATTTGAAGTAG
- a CDS encoding YhbY family RNA-binding protein, translating into MTALLLTPAQRKAHRAKAHALNPVVMIGNEGLTAAVRKEIDRALSSHGLIKIRVLGDDRDARIAMYESICDDLNAAPIQHIGKLLVVWRPVESKPEKVVPSKKVARAYQTARSNQRGSGSRVGFKKAAVASTSKPKRRKTRLASPKKAALG; encoded by the coding sequence ATGACTGCTCTCCTACTAACACCAGCGCAACGCAAGGCGCACCGCGCTAAAGCCCATGCTCTTAACCCCGTCGTCATGATCGGTAACGAAGGACTCACTGCTGCCGTTCGCAAAGAAATTGATCGTGCCCTATCGAGCCATGGCCTGATTAAGATCCGCGTGCTAGGTGATGATCGCGATGCCCGCATTGCGATGTATGAATCGATTTGCGATGACCTGAATGCTGCCCCGATTCAGCACATTGGCAAACTGCTCGTGGTGTGGCGCCCCGTTGAATCCAAGCCTGAGAAAGTAGTTCCCAGTAAAAAAGTAGCACGCGCCTATCAAACCGCTCGCAGCAATCAGCGTGGCAGTGGCTCGCGTGTGGGCTTTAAAAAAGCAGCTGTGGCTAGCACCAGCAAACCAAAGCGCCGCAAGACTCGCTTAGCTAGTCCCAAAAAAGCGGCTTTGGGTTAA